The Rhodococcus sp. ABRD24 genome contains the following window.
TGATCGCGCGCGTGGTCGCTGAACTTCAGGCCGGACGCACCGCGGTCATTCCGGTTCTGCCGGTCAGCGACACCATCAAGACTGTCGACGTCCTCGGGGCTGTCACCGGAACCCCGTTGCGGTCCGAACTGCGGGCCGTGCAGACGCCGCAGGGCTTCACTACCGAACTACTTCGCCGCGCCTACCGTGACGTCAACGGCGATGCTACTGACGATGCCGGCCTGGTCGAGCGGCTGGGGGAACGGGTCCGCACGATCGTCGGCGAACCTGAGGCATTCAAGATCACCACACCATGGGATCTCACTCTGGCTCGAGTTCTCCTCGGGCGGTCGGGATCCGAGCAAGGGAGCTGACGCGTGCGAGTCGGAATCGGCACCGACGTCCATCCGATCGAACCGGGCCGTCCCTGCTGGATAGCCGGGTTGCTGTTCGAGAATGCGGACGGCTGCGCCGGTCATTCCGACGGTGACGTCGCGTCACATGCGCTGTGTGATGCGCTGCTCTCGGCCGCTGGCCTGGGCGACCTGGGTTCGGTGTTCGGCACCGGCCGACCCGAATGGGACGGCGTCAGTGGTGTGAGGATGCTGACCGAGGTCCGCCGGTTGCTGGCCGACGCCGACCTCGTGGTCGGCAATGCGGCCGTCCAGATCATCGGCAACCGACCCAAGATCGGACCGCGCCGCGAGGAGGCCCAGCGGCTGCTCGGCGAGGTGCTCGGCGCACCGGTGTCCGTGTCGGCTACGACCACCGACGGACTCGGGCTCACGGGCCGTGGTGAGGGGATCGCCGCGATCGCCACGGCGTTGGTCATCTCCGCAGATGGCGCCCGGTAGAATCGTTCGTCGTGACCCTGCGCCTATACGACACCGTGACACGGGCTATGCGTGACTTCGTCCCGCTGCGCCCCGGACATGCCTCGGTGTACCTGTGTGGGGCAACCGTTCAGGGGCACCCCCACATCGGTCACGTGCGCAGCGGTGTCGCGTTCGATGTGCTGCGACGCTGGCTGCTCGCGCACGACTACGACGTCGCGTTCGTGCGGAATGTCACCGACATCGACGACAAGATTCTGAACAAGGCTGCCGAGGCCGGACGCCCCTGGTGGGAATGGGCCGCGACGTACGAGCGGTCATTCGACTGGGCGTACCAGCAGCTCGGCGTGCTACCGCCGTCCATCGAACCGCGGGCCACCGGGCACGTGACGCAGATGGTCGAGATGATGCAGCGCCTCATCGACAAAGGCCATGCGTACGCGTCCGCGGGCGACGTGTACTTCGATGTCGTGAGCTACCCGGAGTACGGCCGACTGTCCGGCCACAAGCTCGACGACGTGCACCAGGGCGAGAGTGTGGCCGAGGGTAAGCGCGATCCGCGGGACTTCACGCTGTGGAAGGCTGCGAAGCCGGGCGAGCCGTCCTGGCCGACGCCGTGGGGCCGCGGCCGGCCGGGCTGGCACCTCGAGTGCTCCGCGATGGCCGAGTACTACTTGGGTGCAGCCTTCGATATCCATTGCGGTGGAATGGATCTGGTGTTCCCGCATCACGAGAACGAGATCGCGCAGGCCAAGTGCGCGGGCGACGACTTCGCACAGTACTGGCTGCACAACGGCTGGGTCACCATGGGCGGCGAGAAGATGTCGAAGTCGCTCGGCAACGTGCTGTCGGTGCCCAATGTGCTCGAGCAGGTCCGTCCGCAGGAACTGCGGTACTACCTCGGCAGCGCCCATTACCGGTCGATGCTCGAGTACTCCGAGGCCGCGCTGCACGAGGGTGCGGCGGCGTACCGACGACTCGAGTCGTTCGTGCTGCGAGTGGTCGAGCGGGCCGGTGAGGTTGCGATCGGCAAGTGGACCGACGAGTTCGCGAGCGCTCTGGACGACGATCTCGGAGTGCCTGCGGCGCTGGCCGAGATCCACGGCCGGGTGCGTGAGGGCAACATCGCGCTCGAATCCGGTGACCTCGACGGGGCCCGGGCGCTGGCATCCCAGGTGCGGGCGATGCTCGGAATTCTCGGCGTGGATCCCTTGGATCCGCAGTGGGCGTCGGCGAGCGACAACTCGACCGCACTCGACGCGCTGGACGTGTTGGTGCGTGCCGAGCTCGACCGGCGTCAGCAGGCGCGGGCCGAGAAGAACTGGGCGGTGGCCGACGAGGTTCGTGACCGGCTCGCCCGGGCGGGTATCGCGGTGACCGACACCGCGAACGGGGCCGAGTGGTCCCTCGAACAAGCTTCTTCCAATGAATCGGGACAGTGATGGCTGGTAATTCGAGCAGGCGCGGCGCGGTCCGCAAGGACGGCACGAAGAAGGGCCAGGTCAGCGGATCCGGCGGTAAGCATCGCCGTGGTCTCGCGGGCCGCGGTGCGACGCCTCCCGCCGAGGAGCGCACCAAGCATCCCGCTGCCAAGCGGGCGCGGGCCGCTGCCAAGGCGGCGGACCAGCGGTCCACCGGCGGCGGGCGTCCCGGTGGCGGTCGCGGACCGGTCACCCGCAAGTCCGACGACGGTCCCGAGACCGTGCTCGGACGCAACCCCGTCGTCGAGTGCCTGCGCGCGGGAGTCCCCGCTACGGCGCTGTACGTCGCGGTAGGCACGGAGAGCGACGACCGACTCAAGGAGTCTGTCCAGCGTGCCGCCGACGCCGGGATCTCCATCCTCGAGGTGCCCCGCACCGACCTGGATCGGCTCAGCGCCAACGGACTGCACCAGGGCATCGCGCTGCAGGTGCCGCCGTACAAGTACGCGCACCCGGACGATCTGATCGCCTCGGCCCGTACCCATCAGGAGCCGGCGCTGCTGGTGGCGCTGGACAACATCACCGATCCGCGCAACCTCGGTGCCGTCGTGCGGTCGGTTGCCGCGTTCGGTGGTCACGGTGTAGTCATTCCGCAGCGCCGCAGCGCGAGCGTTTCGGCCGTCGCGTGGCGAACCAGCGCCGGTGCTGCGGCACGGTTGCCGGTCGCACGTGCCACGAATCTCACCCGCACGCTTAAGGATTGGCAGGCGAAGGGTATTCAGGTCGTCGGTCTCGACGCCGGCGGCGACACCACCCTCGACAGCTACGACGGGACCGGTCCGGTCGTCATCGTGGTCGGCTCCGAGGGCAAGGGCTTGTCACGGTTGGTCCGCGAGACCTGCGACGCCGTACTCAGTATCCCGATGGCCGGTCCGGTGGAGTCGCTCAACGCGTCCGTCGCCGCGGGAGTTGTGTTGTCGGAGATCGCCCGCCAGCGACGCGGATAGCGTTCACCGGTCCTGCCTGAACCGAATTCGCTGTCCCGGCCGTAGCTGCGCTGCAGCCGGGATATCGCGGTCCACAACCACGGCTATCACCGGGTATCCGCCGGTCACCGGGTGGTCGGCGAGGAAAAGGACCGGCATCCCGCTGGGCGGTACCTGGAGGGCGCCGGTCACCATGCCCTCGCTCGGCAGCTCCCCGCGACGGGTGCGGTGCAGCGGACCCGGCCCCGTCAAGCGTGCACCGATCCGGTCCGTGTCGGCGGTGACGGTCCATGTCCGCTCCACGAGTGCGGCTCGGGCCGCCGGTGTGAACCAGTCGTCGCGCGGGCCCATCCGAATTCGCAGCTCGGTTGGATCCTTCGCTGCCGCAGGGGGCGGGATGAGCTCCTCGATCGGCAACTCGCCGTGGAGGTTTCCGATGGCCAGCCGATCGCCGTCGCGAATCTGTTCGGGCCCGATTCCCGAGAGCGTGTCGGTGGACCGGCTGCTCAGGACGAGAGGCACGTCGATGCCGCCGCGCACCGCCAGGTAGCTGCGCAGACCGGTGGGTGCGGTTCCGAATGCGAGCTCGTCACCGTCCCGGACGTGCAGCGTCGAGTACAGCGGCCTGGGTTCGCCGTTCACCGTCAGCGGTGCCGACGCGCCGGTGGCGGCGACCGTGGCGGCTCCGTGCAGGCGCACCCGCAGCCCCCCGAGCGTCATCTCCAGGGTCGCGGCGGCGGGATCGTTGCCGACGAGGCGGTTCGCGCTGTCGTGGGCGACGATGTCGGCCGCACCGGAGGTCCCGACCCCGAGGGCGGCGTGCCCGGGCCGGCCCCGGTCCTGGACGGTGGTGCGTGCGCCGGCGCGCAGGACTTCGAGCCATGCCATGCGTTCGATTGTCGCCCATCGGGGTCCGCTCACTACGATCGATCGATGCTGACAGCCGCGCTCTACGGTCTGGGGACGGCGCTGCCGCTGTTGTTCGGCGCGTTCGTCGGCCTGCGTTACGACCTGCCTCGCCCGTTGCTCGCCGCGTTGATGGCGTTCGGTGCGGGCACGATGGTGGCGGCGGTGTCGTCGGAACTTTTCGCGCCGGCTTTCGCGACCGAGGGTGTGTGGGTGGCGGGGTCGGCTCTGCTGGCTGGTGCACTGGTGTATGTGGTGGCCGACCATTTGATCGAGAAAAAGCTCGGCCCCGCTGCTCTGGGGTGGGCGTTGATGCTCGGGGCGCTACTCGACGGTATTCCCGAGAACACGGCTCTCGGCGTCTCCCTCATCGAGGGCGGGGGAGTGGTACTGCTCGTTGCGGTGGCGGTGGGCAACGTCCCGGAGGCGGTCGCGGGCGCAGCGTCGATGCGGGGGCAGCCCGGTTTCAACTCGCGTCGGGCGTTCAGGGTCTGGGCGATCACCGCGGTCGTGCTCGTACTCGTCGTCATCGCGGCCAACGCCGTCTCCGACACCATCCCGGATAGCCGCATCGCCGTCATCCAGGCTTTCGCAGGCGGTGCCACCATTGCGGTGCTTGCGGATTCGCTGATGCCCGAGGCGTACCGCGAGGGCGGCTGGTGGGTCGGGCTGTCCACTGCCCTCGGGTTCCTGGTCGCGTTCGCTCTCGGAGCCTGACGTTCCTCCGCTGGACCAGACAACAAGCAAGCGTGCTTGCTTTGTTTCGCTTCGGGTGGAATGCTGGCTGCGGCTTCGGTCAGAAGTGATCCAGGTCACCGATCGGCGGTCGGTGGCCTGGCATGCGGCGGCCCGCTCGAGGATCGCCGACTCGGTTCGATGCAGGCACGGTTCGTTACAGCAGAAGGAGAATCGCATCCATGGAGTCCGATTTGTCCGGCCTGGATTCGTTGGAAGTCAACCTCGCGACACGGGTCAGCATGGGCGACGCCCTGACCCGCGTCGCCCGGACGTTCGGTGCGCGTGAGGCGATCGTCGATCGTGGGCAATCGATCACCTACTCCGAACTGAACAGCGCCGCGGAGGCGCTCGGCCACGCCTTCCTGGAAGGCGGAATCGAGCGTCAGCAGCCGGTGGCGATGCTGATGCTCGACGGATGGAAGCTGCTGGCCACCTACTTCGCGTGCGCGAAGTCGGCGCTCGTGGCGATGCCCGTCAACGTGGCGCTCAGCGCAGACGACATCGAGTGGATCCTGCGGGACGCCGGCGCGACGGTAGTCGTAGTCGACCCGGTATTCGTGCCGCTGCTCGAATCGATGCTGCCGCGGCTCGAGTCGGTCCGGATGGTGGTCGCGGTGGAAGCCGAGATTCGCGAACTTGCCGACCGACCCGTGGACCGGTGGGAGGAACTGGCCACCCGCAGGTATGCCGGTCCGGTGGAGGTGATGGTCGAGGATCGTGACCTCGTCCAGTGCCTCTACACTTCGGGCACCACGTCCAACCCCAAAGGTGTTCTCACCAGCCATGTCTCGGCACTGATCGGCGGTATGACCAACGCGCTCCTGCAGGGATCGGGTTGGGGGAGCACGCCGGCGACGCTGCTCAACGTGCTGCCGCTCTTCCACACGACCGGCCTGAATACCCTTGTCCTGCCGATGCTGATCACCGGGGGGCGTGTCGTGCTGCCCGGGCGGTTCGACCCCGCCGTGGTGCTGGACTCCATCGAGGAATTGGGCGTGACCCATGCGATGCTGCTGCCGGTCATGTGGAAAGCGCTGGTCGACGTCAACTCGCTGGCGCCACGGGATCTCGGCTCCGTACGGTTGTGCCTCTACGCGATGGCGCAGATGCCGTCCGATGTCCTCGACCGCGTCGATGCGGTGTTCACCAATGCTGCGGTGATCCTGGGTTCGGGGCAGACCGAGGTGGTCCCGGCGACCGTGCTGCAGTGGCCCGAGCATCGCACGACCAAGCCTGGCTCGTGGGGCCCTCCGGTACCCACGGTCGAGGTCGCGATCATGGGAGCGGATGGCACGCTGCTGCCGACCGGTGAGACCGGCGAGATCGTCTACCGCGGCCCGCATGTGTGCAGCGGCTACTGGAACAACGTCGAGGCCAACTCGAAGTCGTTCGCGCATGGCTGGTTTCACAGCGGCGATATCGGTCATATCGACGACGAGGGCGTCGTGTGGTTCACCGACCGGCTCAAGGACATCATCAAGTCCGGTGGCGAGAACGTGTCCTCGATCGAGGTCGAACGGGTCGTGGCCAATGTGCCCGGGGTGCTCGAGTGCTCGGTGGTCGGTCTGTCCGACGAACGTTGGGGGGAGGCGGTCTGTGTTGCAGTCGTGCCGACGCCGGACTGTGACGAAGACGCTCTGCCGGACCTGATCGTCGCGCACGCGCGGGAGCACCTCGCGGGTTTCCAGGTGCCCAAGCGGGTGGTGGTACTGAACGCCCTCCCGAAGACCGCGACCGGCAAGACGCGAAAGCACGAGCTGCGGGCGGCGATGCTGTCGGTGGGGTGAGGGCCCGTCAGATCGCGACGAACGTGACCACCGCACCCGGCTGCAGCAGTGCAGGCGGGTCGCGGTCCACGTTCCACAACTGTTCAGCGGTGGTCCCGATAAGCTGCCAGCCGCCGGGCGAACTGCGCGGGTAGATGCCGGAAAACTCACTCGCCAGCCCGACCGCGCCGGCGGGAACGGCGGTGCGGGGTGTGGCCCGGCGCGGCACGTGCAGACGGGTGTCGGCCCCGACGAGGTAGCCGAAGCCGGGACTGAACCCGCCGAATGCCACCGTCCATATCTGCGATGTGTGCGCCGCGACGACGCCGTCGGCTCCGAGCCCGGTGAGTGCGCCGACTTCGGCAAGATCCGGGCCGTCGTACCGGACCGGGATCTGCACAGTGCTCGGTGCGTCCGAGATGTGGGTGGCTGCAGTGGTCACCGTGCGAAGCCATGCCGCGACGCGTTCACGGTGGGTGCGGTGGCGGTAGCGCACCAGGATCGTCCGGGCTGCCGGCACCAGGTCGATGACCTCGGGGTGCCGGTCCGCCTCCAGCGCGCGGTAGTGGGCCAGCGCAGCATCTAGTCCGTCGAACTCGATCAGCAACGCCCGGTCTCCCGCGTCGAGGATGCGCATCACACGAACGGTTTCACGTGGATCCGCTCGGAGTCGAGCAGCTTGCGGATCGCGGTCGCCATCGCGACCGCGGCGGGACTGTCGCCGTGCACACAGATCGTCTCCGCCGGCACCGTTATCCGCGACCCGTCGATCGCCTCGACGGTGCCCGTGGTCACCAGATCCAGCACCCTTGCTGCCACATGTTCGGGGTCGTGCAGCACGGCACCGCCCTCGGTTCGGGGGACCAGAATTCCGGCGGGCGTGTAGGCGCGGTCTGCGAAAGCCTCTGTCACCGTGCGCAGCCCGGCCGCTTCGGCCTCCTCGAGAAAGACGGATCCATGCAGTCCTAGCACCGGCAGGGATCGATCGATCGCGCGTACCGCCGCCACCACGGCGCGCGCCTGCTCACGGTGGTGGACGATTGCGTTGTAGAGCGCACCGTGTGGTTTGACGTACGTGACGGCCGAGCCGACAGTCCGCGCGAGGGCATCGAGGGCGCCGATCTGGTAGATGATCTCGGCGGTGAGGTCGACGGGTGCGATGTCGATGAAACGGCGCCCGAACCCGGCGAGATCGCGGTAGCCCACCTGCGCACCGATCCGCACACCCAGTGCGGCGGCCTCGCGGCACGTGCGCAGCAGTGTCGCGGGATCACCGGCGTGGAACCCGCTGGCAACGTTCGCGCTCGTGACGAGGCCCAGCATCGCCGTGTCGTCGCCGAGCGTCCATGCGCCGTAGCTCTCGCCCAGGTCGCTGTTGAGATCGATCATTCCCACACTTCGATCCTAGTTCCGCGCGGCGCGGCGCCGTTGGCGGCTGGTCGCGCGACTTCCTTACCGCGTGGCGGGGCGGACGGTGAGGATCTGCGATGACGTTCCGATGGGACCTCTGACGTCGCTGACGACGCTGTGCGTCAGCCCGATCCCCGAAGCGCCGAAGCTGACGTTCGTATCGAACCCGACCCATTCTCCATGCGGTTCTGCGAATAGGTGGACGGTGAGGTCGAGGTTGGGGAAGGCCGCATCGGCCGGGCTGATGCGGGTGGTCATGCCGTTGGCGATATCGAGCAATCCCGCGGTTCGCGCGACCGCGCTGACGGGCTCGCCGGCGACCAGGTCGACCGGTGTACGTACCCAGAACGAGGCGCGGCCAGGTTCGATCTGGTCGCGACGCACATCGGCCGATTCGATGAACCCGCCCGGCCAGACCGTCGTCGCGTCCCACGCCGGCATGTCCTCCGGTGCGGCGATGGTGGAGAAGGGGGTTGCGTGGAACGGCTGGGTTTCGAAGGACTGCATCAACCAGGCCCGCGCGACGACTGCGGCGCGGCCGTCGTGGCTGAGCGTGGCCTCGACCAGTTCGATCGTGCGACCGGGGCGAAGCGTCCGAACGGACGTGTCCACGACGCCGATGGGGAGGGTCCCGAGGATGTCGTAAGACAGCCTGCCGATGGTCGGGCGGTCTTCGCGGCGTTGGTCGCGGTCGGTCTCGATGGCGTGTGCCAGCAGCCCCAGTGCGGGCGCGATGTGCTGTTCCTCGGTGTTCCAGGCGCCGCCGGTGTGGTTACTCGCGAGGAAGGCCGTTTCGGAAAGTCGCTCGAAGTAGTGAATCGTTCTCTCCCTCGTGTTCGGTGCCGACGCGCGGTTGCGCACCGAATCTAGGGGGACGGTACCGATCCGGGTACCCCCGATCGGGGGTACCCGGTGAACGGCAGGTTGGAGGGTTCGGTATCGAGGTCGATCGCCGTGCGGACACCGGCCAGGACAATCATCTGGATTTAGTCGCGACGATTGTTTGAAGACGTTTCCTTGCAACATCTTTCAGAAGAGAATGCGGGCCGGGGTAGTCGATTGAGTTTGGCGTCGACCCGCAGATCGATCTGTTCGATCGGTGCCATCGACGAGTCATCAGGTGTTCACCCCGTGTTGGCGAACCGACTGTCCGCAGTTCTGATCGGTGCATGTCCGGTGGCTGATAGTGAGTCCCGACGGGGAGTTGGCAGCACTGCGGCGCGGAAAGTTGAGGAATACTGTGATGGCATCAGTCCCATGGGCGCGTGGCGCCCGGCGACGTCAGATTCGTAAAGACTGGTACCGGCAACTGTATGTATGGGTACTGATCGCGATGGCGTCGGGGGCAGTCTTCGGCCTCGTGACACCGGATGTCGCAGTCGAACTCAAACCGATCGGCGAGGCATTCGTCGACCTGTTGACGATGGTGATCGGCCCGATCGTCTTCTGCATGGTGGTCGGCGGTGTCGCTTCGGCTGGCTCGATGAAACGTCTCGGCGGTGTGGCGGGCAGGTCGCTGATCTACTTCGAGATCGTCACCACCATCGCCTTGCTGCTGGGTCTACTTGCCGTGAATCTGATTCAGCCTGGCGCCGGGATGAACGCCGACGCCGATGACCTCGAGGTCAGTGAGAAGGTTCAGTCCAGTATCGAGGCAGGTGGTCAACTGCATTGGTATGACTACATACTCCAGGTCATCCCGTCGAACATCGTGGAAGCTTTCGCCGAGAACCTGATCCTTCAAATCCTTGTCTTCTCAGTGCTGTTCGCTGCAGCTCTGCTGGCGATGGGAGACACCGGACGACAGATCGCCGGCTCCATCACCCGTGTCGGCGACGCGTTGTTCAAGGTTGTGCAGATCGTCATGTGGGTTGCGCCTGTCGGTGTTTTCGGTGCCATGGCATACACCGTCGGGAACTACGGCGCGGCCACCCTGGGCGCCCTTGCAGCGCTGGTCGGTACCTTCTATCTGACGTCGCTGATCTTCGTTCTGGTGGTGCTCGGGGGCATTCTTGCCGCCATCGGGTTGAAGCCGTTCCTGGTGTGGCGGTATCTCAAGGACGAGATCCTGTTGGCGCTGGGCGCATCTTCGTCGGAGGTCGCGCTACCCGGGATCGTCCGCAAACTCGAGGCCGCGGGGGTTCCGAAGTCGACCGCGGGGGTCACCGTCGGAGCAGGCTACTCGTTCAATCTCGACGGCACGAGCATCTACTTGACCCTTTCGACTGTGTTCATCGCGCAGGCGTTGGGAATCGACCTGACGCTGGAACAGCAGTTGGTCATGATCGGCACGATGCTACTGACGTCGAAGGGTACGGCGGGCGTCACTGGTGGTGGATTCGTCATGCTCACCACGACCGTCTCGTCGCTGTCGTTCATCCCTACTGCGGGTGTGATGCTGGTGCTCGGCATCGACAGGTTCATGTCAGAGTGCCGTGCGGTGGTCAATTCCCTCGGCAACGCGGTGGCAGGTCTGGTGGTGGCGCGATGGCAGCGGGAGATCGACCCCTCCGACGTCTGTGCCCGGATGGCCGACTACATCGCATCGGGTCGGGACAGCGCACCCGCTACCCCTGCCGAGGACACGACACCGCACGACCGGGTGGGAAGTCTGCAGTGACGATCCCTGGTGTGCACCGACTTCAGGTCCTGATCGCGATCGTGGAAACGGGTGGCTTCTCGGCGGCCGCTCGCGTCCTCCCGCTCTCGCAATCGACAGTGTCATCGCATATTCGTCAACTCGAAATCGAAGTGGGCGCAACGCTGTTCGACCGGTCGACCTCGGTTGCCAAGCTCACGCCCGAGGGCGAAATCCTACTGGAGTACGCGTACTCGGTGGTCTCATTGGGCCAGGCTGCGCTGGACCGGGTCAATCGATCGGCGCCCGGGCCAGTGGCGGGTGAGCTGCGCGTCGGCGGAAGCACCACCGCTGGAGCGCGTGTCTTTCCGGACCTGCTGGCTCGATTCGCCGACCTGTACCCGCAAGTGAGCATCGAGTTCATCGTGGCAAACGTCGCCGATCTCACCCAGCGCGTCTGTGACGGAGAAACTTCGGTCGCAGTCGTGGCTGGTTCACCGTCGCATCCGAGTCTCGAGACAACTCATATCCTGGATGAGGAGCACCTTCTCGTCGCAGCGCCGACACATCCCTTAGCGGGATCGCACGCCACCGCTTCGCTGCTACGTGGATCTCGGTTCCTGTTGCGCGAGGCCGGATCGAATACTCGCCGATACCAAGAAGAAGCATTGGGACATTGGAGAATTCGCGATCTTTCGACATCTACGGTCGAGAGCACGCACGCGATCGTCGCGTGTGTGGCAGCGGGTCTGGGACTTGCCATCGTCCCGGAATCGGCTGCCGCGGACGCGCTGGCGTCCGGGCGCATCGCGGCAATCCAGATGTCTCCGTCGCCACCGACACGATCGATCAACCTCATACACCGCCGGGGCCATCCACTTACCCGGCCCGAGGAGCTGTTCGTCAAGATGGCGCCGCTTGCCGGCGCCGAAATAAGGGAAGGGAAAGTAGATCGATGACCACGTCCATTATGGCGAACGGGCGCGCCTACCGTGTTCCGCAAGCCCCCACGATGGTGCTCACCGTCGATGGCGGTGACCCGGAGTACTTTCGTGACGCTCTCGAACGTGGACAGATGCCGCGATTGGCTGCCATGCTCACCGATGGCGGGCAGATGCGCCTCGGCGCGTCGGAGATGCCGAGTCTGACCAATCCGAACAACCTGTCGATCGTCACCGGTGTTTCTCCTGCGTTGCACGGTATTCCGGGAAACTACTGCCGTCTCCCGGACGGGAGTCTGCAACTACTGAACAGCCCCGAGTTCTTGCGAGCGCCGAGTATTCATTCGGTCATGCACGGTGCGGGAGTGCCGTGCCTCATGGTGACTGCGAAGGACAAGCTGCGGAGGCTGCTCGGTCACGGGAACGTGCCGAGCGTCAGCGTCGAGAAGGTTCACGAGCACAGCCTTGCAACGGATTACGGTATCGATGACATCGAGACGCTGGTGGGGCGCCCAGCGCCTGGAGTGTACGACTTCGGAGCCAGCCATTACGCGATGGAAATCGGTCTGGCAGTTTTCCGTGCGAATCCCCACGTCCGGTTGATGTACGTCTCGTTGACCGACCGGGTCCAGCATGCCTTCGGTCCGGGGACGCCCCAGTCGGACGAATACCTCGCTGAACTCGACCGACTGTTGGGGGAGTACCTCGACGAGGGCTTTGTCGTCGGAATAACCGCAGATCACGGCATGAGCGCCAAGCACGGTGCCGAAGGGGACCCGAACGTCATCTATCTTGCCGACCATCTGGATCGCGCCGGGATCGTCTTCGACGAGGTCGTGTTGCCCATCACCGATCCCTACGTCAAGCACCATGGGGCACTCGGATCGTTCGCTTGGGTGTACTTGCCGGAAAGTGCCCGCGCACGTGCCATCGACCTCCTGTCGGCCACTGCCGGTATCGAGGAGATCTATGGCCGAGAGGAGGCGGCATCGATCTTCGAGCACCCAGCGGACCGGATCGGCGACCTGGCGATTGTGGCGGGCGCTGCTACCGCCCTGGGAACACGGTCGTCGGAGCATGACCTCACCGGACTGCACGGACCGCTACGTTCACACGGCGGACGCCACGAGCAGCTGATTCCGCTGATCGTCAGCCACCCGGTCACTGGGGACCTGAAGACCCGATTCGATGCGAACACACTGCGCAGCCGTGATGTGCATGAACTCGTCCTCAACCACCTCGCGCAGACCACATAGAGGCCTGCCCGGCCGCATCGACGGGCAGCCGCGGATGTCGCATTGCCGCTCGGACCCGCGGGCCCCCAGGCTCGCGGGTCTGCGTGACGCAACCACACCTATCTCGCCCGTGGCGGGTCTGCGACTGTCCACTCCTCGGTGTT
Protein-coding sequences here:
- a CDS encoding 5-oxoprolinase subunit PxpA; the encoded protein is MGMIDLNSDLGESYGAWTLGDDTAMLGLVTSANVASGFHAGDPATLLRTCREAAALGVRIGAQVGYRDLAGFGRRFIDIAPVDLTAEIIYQIGALDALARTVGSAVTYVKPHGALYNAIVHHREQARAVVAAVRAIDRSLPVLGLHGSVFLEEAEAAGLRTVTEAFADRAYTPAGILVPRTEGGAVLHDPEHVAARVLDLVTTGTVEAIDGSRITVPAETICVHGDSPAAVAMATAIRKLLDSERIHVKPFV
- a CDS encoding thioesterase family protein, which encodes MHYFERLSETAFLASNHTGGAWNTEEQHIAPALGLLAHAIETDRDQRREDRPTIGRLSYDILGTLPIGVVDTSVRTLRPGRTIELVEATLSHDGRAAVVARAWLMQSFETQPFHATPFSTIAAPEDMPAWDATTVWPGGFIESADVRRDQIEPGRASFWVRTPVDLVAGEPVSAVARTAGLLDIANGMTTRISPADAAFPNLDLTVHLFAEPHGEWVGFDTNVSFGASGIGLTHSVVSDVRGPIGTSSQILTVRPATR
- a CDS encoding cation:dicarboxylase symporter family transporter translates to MASVPWARGARRRQIRKDWYRQLYVWVLIAMASGAVFGLVTPDVAVELKPIGEAFVDLLTMVIGPIVFCMVVGGVASAGSMKRLGGVAGRSLIYFEIVTTIALLLGLLAVNLIQPGAGMNADADDLEVSEKVQSSIEAGGQLHWYDYILQVIPSNIVEAFAENLILQILVFSVLFAAALLAMGDTGRQIAGSITRVGDALFKVVQIVMWVAPVGVFGAMAYTVGNYGAATLGALAALVGTFYLTSLIFVLVVLGGILAAIGLKPFLVWRYLKDEILLALGASSSEVALPGIVRKLEAAGVPKSTAGVTVGAGYSFNLDGTSIYLTLSTVFIAQALGIDLTLEQQLVMIGTMLLTSKGTAGVTGGGFVMLTTTVSSLSFIPTAGVMLVLGIDRFMSECRAVVNSLGNAVAGLVVARWQREIDPSDVCARMADYIASGRDSAPATPAEDTTPHDRVGSLQ
- a CDS encoding LysR family transcriptional regulator: MHRLQVLIAIVETGGFSAAARVLPLSQSTVSSHIRQLEIEVGATLFDRSTSVAKLTPEGEILLEYAYSVVSLGQAALDRVNRSAPGPVAGELRVGGSTTAGARVFPDLLARFADLYPQVSIEFIVANVADLTQRVCDGETSVAVVAGSPSHPSLETTHILDEEHLLVAAPTHPLAGSHATASLLRGSRFLLREAGSNTRRYQEEALGHWRIRDLSTSTVESTHAIVACVAAGLGLAIVPESAAADALASGRIAAIQMSPSPPTRSINLIHRRGHPLTRPEELFVKMAPLAGAEIREGKVDR
- a CDS encoding alkaline phosphatase family protein; this translates as MTTSIMANGRAYRVPQAPTMVLTVDGGDPEYFRDALERGQMPRLAAMLTDGGQMRLGASEMPSLTNPNNLSIVTGVSPALHGIPGNYCRLPDGSLQLLNSPEFLRAPSIHSVMHGAGVPCLMVTAKDKLRRLLGHGNVPSVSVEKVHEHSLATDYGIDDIETLVGRPAPGVYDFGASHYAMEIGLAVFRANPHVRLMYVSLTDRVQHAFGPGTPQSDEYLAELDRLLGEYLDEGFVVGITADHGMSAKHGAEGDPNVIYLADHLDRAGIVFDEVVLPITDPYVKHHGALGSFAWVYLPESARARAIDLLSATAGIEEIYGREEAASIFEHPADRIGDLAIVAGAATALGTRSSEHDLTGLHGPLRSHGGRHEQLIPLIVSHPVTGDLKTRFDANTLRSRDVHELVLNHLAQTT